The following are encoded in a window of Brevibacillus ruminantium genomic DNA:
- a CDS encoding phage tail protein, with protein MSESYLGEIRMFAGNYAPQGWALCNGQLLNISEYEALYALLSTTYGGDGKTTFALPDLRGRIAIHPSTSYPLASKNGTETVTLVSNQLPQHTHIANATSTLETGHTPANSIWGKNLMMAYSTGATTNMSGQLLAPVGSGQPHDNMMPTTTISFIISIYGYYPPQQ; from the coding sequence ATGAGTGAATCCTACCTGGGAGAAATTCGCATGTTTGCGGGCAATTATGCACCACAGGGCTGGGCACTATGCAATGGTCAATTGCTGAACATCAGCGAGTATGAAGCATTGTATGCACTGCTTAGCACAACGTATGGCGGCGACGGAAAAACAACGTTTGCCTTGCCTGATTTGCGCGGGAGAATTGCCATTCATCCAAGCACTTCCTACCCTCTGGCTTCAAAAAATGGAACGGAAACCGTTACTTTGGTTTCCAATCAATTACCTCAGCACACCCATATCGCAAATGCAACCTCTACTTTAGAAACCGGTCATACTCCGGCCAACTCCATCTGGGGGAAAAACCTAATGATGGCCTACTCTACTGGAGCTACGACCAACATGTCCGGTCAACTCCTCGCACCGGTCGGAAGCGGCCAGCCGCACGACAACATGATGCCCACCACCACGATCTCATTTATCATTTCAATATACGGATACTATCCACCCCAACAATAG
- a CDS encoding phage tail protein: MSEPFLGEIRLFANHYAPRGWMFCEGQILQTTQYQALYSLLGNVYGGNGVTTFALPDYRGRVPIHVSPSFPRGTSAGEANHTLTINEMPQHTHQVSASSNAATSPSPLNNAWAAAENIYGPAATMVQMNQSAIGTAGGSQPHNNMQPYLVLNYAIAIQGIYPSRN; the protein is encoded by the coding sequence ATGTCTGAACCGTTTTTGGGCGAAATTCGTCTGTTTGCCAATCATTATGCGCCAAGGGGATGGATGTTTTGTGAAGGGCAGATCCTGCAAACCACGCAGTATCAGGCACTCTATTCCTTGTTGGGGAATGTTTACGGAGGAAATGGTGTTACTACCTTTGCTTTGCCTGATTACCGTGGCCGCGTGCCGATTCACGTGAGCCCTTCCTTTCCGCGGGGTACATCTGCTGGCGAGGCCAACCATACCTTGACGATAAATGAAATGCCTCAGCACACACATCAAGTATCTGCTTCTTCAAACGCAGCTACGTCCCCTTCACCGCTCAACAATGCCTGGGCTGCAGCGGAAAACATATATGGCCCGGCAGCAACCATGGTCCAAATGAATCAAAGTGCAATTGGCACAGCTGGCGGCAGCCAACCTCATAACAACATGCAGCCGTATCTGGTGCTGAACTATGCAATTGCAATTCAAGGGATCTACCCAAGCAGAAATTAA
- a CDS encoding GNAT family N-acetyltransferase: protein MIQKRAVTETDEVFLFQLYSSTRLDELAAWGWDEVMQQQFLQLQWRAQKHSYAMQYPDAEHILLCYQNIPIGRIIVARSDTAVILVDITILPDYRGMGIGTTLIRELQNEAAASLHPLLLSVLPTNRAMQLYERLGFRAIGSLGLHISMEWTPTPSGEGTF, encoded by the coding sequence ATGATTCAAAAACGAGCAGTGACAGAAACGGACGAAGTCTTTTTGTTTCAGCTTTATTCGAGCACCCGCTTGGACGAGCTTGCAGCCTGGGGGTGGGATGAGGTGATGCAACAGCAATTCTTGCAGTTACAGTGGCGGGCACAGAAGCATTCCTATGCGATGCAATACCCTGATGCCGAGCATATTTTGCTTTGTTATCAAAATATTCCGATTGGAAGAATTATTGTTGCACGCAGCGATACGGCTGTCATACTCGTGGACATCACGATTCTGCCTGACTATCGCGGCATGGGCATTGGCACCACGCTTATTCGGGAACTTCAGAATGAAGCAGCAGCCTCATTGCATCCACTTCTTCTTAGCGTATTGCCGACCAACCGTGCGATGCAGTTGTATGAACGTCTCGGCTTTCGCGCAATCGGCAGCTTAGGGCTCCATATCAGCATGGAATGGACTCCAACACCATCTGGTGAAGGAACCTTCTAA